A single region of the Brassica rapa cultivar Chiifu-401-42 chromosome A03, CAAS_Brap_v3.01, whole genome shotgun sequence genome encodes:
- the LOC103857994 gene encoding AP2-like ethylene-responsive transcription factor At2g41710 isoform X2 — protein MASMSSPDQGPKTEAGGGGESSENVSASDQMLMYRSFKKAKKERGCTAKERISKMPPCTAGKRSSIYRGVTRHRWTGRYEAHLWDKSTWNQNQNKKGKQVYLGAYDDEEAAARAYDLAALKYWGPGTLINFPVTDYSRDLEEMQNLSREEYLATLRRKSSGFSRGIAKYRGLQSRWEASASRMPGPEYFSNLHYGAGDERGAEGDFLGSFCLERKIDLTGYIKWWGVNKSRQPESSSKASEDAKVEDAGTELKALEHTSQATEPYKAPNLGVLQRKGKQITSPSSTSSALSILSASPAYKSMEEKVMKIQESSSTRENDENANRNITSIEKSHGKEIEKPAVSHGVALGSGGGVAPAAALSLQKSMYPLSSLLTAPLLSNYNALDPLGDRILWTPFLPPGSSHTSEVTKTETSCSTYSYLPQEK, from the exons ATGGCGTCGATGTCGTCGCCGGATCAGGGGCCTAAGACAGAGgcgggaggaggaggagagagcTCGGAGAATGTGTCGGCGAGTGATCAGATGTTGATGTATAGAAGCTTTAAGAAGGCGAAGAAGGAGAGAGGATGCACAGCTAAGGAGCGTATCAGTAAAATGCCGCCCTGCACAGCTGGCAAAAGGAGTTCTATTTACCGTGGAGTCACCAG ACATAGATGGACAGGTCGGTACGAAGCCCACCTTTGGGACAAGAGTACTTGGAACCAAAACCAGAACAAGAAGGGCAAACAAg TTTATCTAG GAGCATATGATGATGAAGAGGCAGCTGCTAGAGCTTACGACCTTGCTGCCTTGAAATATTGGGGACCTGGCACACTTATCAATTTTCCG GTGACTGATTACAGCAGGGATTTAGAAGAAATGCAAAATCTCTCAAGGGAAGAATACCTTGCAACTCTACGTAG AAAAAGCAGCGGTTTCTCAAGGGGAATAGCCAAATATCGTGGCCTTCAAAG TCGATGGGAAGCATCAGCCAGTCGGATGCCTGGACCTGAGTACTTCAGTAACCTTCATTATG GGGCAGGTGATGAACGAGGAGCAGAAGGTGACTTTCTTGGCAGCTTTTGTCTGGAAAGAAAGATTGATCTAAcgggatacataaagtggtggggaGTCAACAAATCCCGTCAACCAGAATCTTCATCGAAAGCATCAGAGGATGCAAAGGTAGAAGATGCCGGCACTGAGCTTAAAGCACTGGAACACACATCCCAGGCAACAGAGCCATACAAAGCACCAAACCTTGGTGTCCTTCAGAGGAAAGGAAAACAAATAACATCGCCGTCCTCCACCTCTTCTGCTTTAAGCATTTTGTCTGCGTCACCTGCTTACAAGAGCATGGAGGAGAAAGTGATGAAGATCCAAGAGAGCAGCAGCACTAGAGAAAACGATGAGAATGCAAACCGTAACATCACCAGTATTGAGAAGAGTCACGGTAAGGAAATAGAGAAACCGGCTGTGAGTCACGGAGTTGCTCTAGGAAGTGGTGGCGGTGTTGCTCCTGCTGCTGCTTTGTCTCTTCAGAAAAGCATGTACCCACTTAGCTCTCTCTTAACTGCTCCATTGCTTAGCAACTATAATGCGTTGGATcccctcggagatcgtattctCTGGACACCATTCCTTCCCCCAGGATCTTCTCATACTTCAGAG GTGACAAAGACAGAGACAAGTTGTTCCACATACAGTTACCTCCCACAAGAGAAGTGA
- the LOC103857994 gene encoding AP2-like ethylene-responsive transcription factor At2g41710 isoform X1, protein MASMSSPDQGPKTEAGGGGESSENVSASDQMLMYRSFKKAKKERGCTAKERISKMPPCTAGKRSSIYRGVTRHRWTGRYEAHLWDKSTWNQNQNKKGKQVYLGAYDDEEAAARAYDLAALKYWGPGTLINFPVTDYSRDLEEMQNLSREEYLATLRRYTFGRKSSGFSRGIAKYRGLQSRWEASASRMPGPEYFSNLHYGAGDERGAEGDFLGSFCLERKIDLTGYIKWWGVNKSRQPESSSKASEDAKVEDAGTELKALEHTSQATEPYKAPNLGVLQRKGKQITSPSSTSSALSILSASPAYKSMEEKVMKIQESSSTRENDENANRNITSIEKSHGKEIEKPAVSHGVALGSGGGVAPAAALSLQKSMYPLSSLLTAPLLSNYNALDPLGDRILWTPFLPPGSSHTSEVTKTETSCSTYSYLPQEK, encoded by the exons ATGGCGTCGATGTCGTCGCCGGATCAGGGGCCTAAGACAGAGgcgggaggaggaggagagagcTCGGAGAATGTGTCGGCGAGTGATCAGATGTTGATGTATAGAAGCTTTAAGAAGGCGAAGAAGGAGAGAGGATGCACAGCTAAGGAGCGTATCAGTAAAATGCCGCCCTGCACAGCTGGCAAAAGGAGTTCTATTTACCGTGGAGTCACCAG ACATAGATGGACAGGTCGGTACGAAGCCCACCTTTGGGACAAGAGTACTTGGAACCAAAACCAGAACAAGAAGGGCAAACAAg TTTATCTAG GAGCATATGATGATGAAGAGGCAGCTGCTAGAGCTTACGACCTTGCTGCCTTGAAATATTGGGGACCTGGCACACTTATCAATTTTCCG GTGACTGATTACAGCAGGGATTTAGAAGAAATGCAAAATCTCTCAAGGGAAGAATACCTTGCAACTCTACGTAG ATATACATTTGGCAGAAAAAGCAGCGGTTTCTCAAGGGGAATAGCCAAATATCGTGGCCTTCAAAG TCGATGGGAAGCATCAGCCAGTCGGATGCCTGGACCTGAGTACTTCAGTAACCTTCATTATG GGGCAGGTGATGAACGAGGAGCAGAAGGTGACTTTCTTGGCAGCTTTTGTCTGGAAAGAAAGATTGATCTAAcgggatacataaagtggtggggaGTCAACAAATCCCGTCAACCAGAATCTTCATCGAAAGCATCAGAGGATGCAAAGGTAGAAGATGCCGGCACTGAGCTTAAAGCACTGGAACACACATCCCAGGCAACAGAGCCATACAAAGCACCAAACCTTGGTGTCCTTCAGAGGAAAGGAAAACAAATAACATCGCCGTCCTCCACCTCTTCTGCTTTAAGCATTTTGTCTGCGTCACCTGCTTACAAGAGCATGGAGGAGAAAGTGATGAAGATCCAAGAGAGCAGCAGCACTAGAGAAAACGATGAGAATGCAAACCGTAACATCACCAGTATTGAGAAGAGTCACGGTAAGGAAATAGAGAAACCGGCTGTGAGTCACGGAGTTGCTCTAGGAAGTGGTGGCGGTGTTGCTCCTGCTGCTGCTTTGTCTCTTCAGAAAAGCATGTACCCACTTAGCTCTCTCTTAACTGCTCCATTGCTTAGCAACTATAATGCGTTGGATcccctcggagatcgtattctCTGGACACCATTCCTTCCCCCAGGATCTTCTCATACTTCAGAG GTGACAAAGACAGAGACAAGTTGTTCCACATACAGTTACCTCCCACAAGAGAAGTGA
- the LOC103857995 gene encoding villin-2, with protein MSGSAKVLDPAFQGAGQKPGTEIWRIENFEAVPVPKTEHGKFYMGDTYIVLQTTQNKGGAYLFDIHFWIGKDTSQDESGTAAVKTVELDAVLGGRAVQHREIQGHESDKFLSYFKPCIIPLEGGVASGFKTPEEEVFETRLYTCKGKRAIRLKQVPFARSSLNHDDVFILDTKEKIYQFNGANSNIQERAKALEVVQYLKDKYHEGTCDVAIVDDGKLDTESDSGEFWVLFGGFAPIGRKVANDDDVIPESTPPKLYCITDGQMEPIDGDLSKSMLENTKCYLLDCGAEVFVWVGRVTQVDERKAANQSAEEFLASENRPKATRVTRVIQGYESHSFKSNFDSWPSGSAAPGNEEGRGKVAAMLKQQNVGLKGISKSATPVNEDVPPLLEAGGKLEVWVVDGKAKSPLPKEDIGKFYSGDCYLVLYTYHAGDRKEDYFLCCWFGKSSIQEDQDTAIRLANAMSNSLKGRPVQGRIYEGKEPPQFVALFQPMVILKGGLSSGYKSNVEEKGSPDETYTPDSISLIQVSGTGVHNNKALQVEPVATSLNTYECFLLQSGTSMFLWHGNQSAHELLELAAKVAEFLKPGVTLKHAKEGTESSTFWFALGGKQNFTSKKASPETVRDPHLFSFSINRGKFQVEEIYNFAQDDLLTEDIYLLDTHAEVFVWVGQCVDPKEKQTVFEIGQKYIDRAGSLEGLSPKVPLYKINEGNEPCFFTTYFSWDHSKAIVQGNSFQKKAALLFGTHHVVEDKSSGGGPRQRAEALAALNSAFNSSTSRPAYSSQDRSSESQEGPRQRAEALAALTSAFSSSSSTKAPPPPPRSVGTSQASQRAAAVAALSQVLVAENKKTPDTSPTRRSTSSNPADDSLLTEAKDDQVEASEEEKVPPAVEEPGVKQEETEEQDESVIEPSDANFTYEQLKANSENVVTGIDYKRREAYLSEEEFQSVFGMEKDAFNNLPRWKQDLLKKKFDLF; from the exons ATGTCTGGGTCAGCAAAAGTACTGGATCCTGCATTTCAAGGAGCTGGACAGAAACC AGGAACTGAGATCTGGAGAATCGAGAATTTCGAGGCGGTTCCTGTACCAAAGACTGAACATGGAAAGTTCTACATGGGAGACACTTACATTGTCTTGCAG ACAACACAGAACAAAGGAGGTGCTTATCTGTTTGATATACATTTCTGGATTGGGAAAGACACTAGTCAGGATGAATCTGGGACAGCAGCTGTTAAAACAGTTGAACTCGACGCAGTTCTTGGAGGCCGTGCTGTCCAACACCGGGAGATTCAAGGTCATGAGTCTGACAAGTTCTTGTCTTACTTCAAGCCATGTATTATACCGTTAGAGGGTGGTGTTGCGTCTGGTTTCAAAACACCTGAAGAAGAGGTGTTTGAGACACGGTTATATACCTGCAAAGGGAAACGTGCAATCCGTTTGAAGCAG GTTCCTTTTGCACGCTCGTCGCTTAATCATGATGATGTGTTTATCTTGGACACCAAGGAAAAGATCTACCAGTTCAACGGTGCGAACTCGAACATTCAGGAGAGAGCCAAAGCTTTGGAAGTTGTTCAGTATTTGAAAGACAAGTATCACGAAGGAACTTGCGATGTTGCTATTGTTG ATGATGGGAAATTAGATACAGAATCAGATTCTGGTGAGTTTTGGGTCCTCTTTGGTGGGTTTGCTCCAATTGGAAGGAAAGTTgctaatgatgatgatgttatCCCGGAATCAACTCCACCTAAGCTTTATTG CATCACTGATGGTCAGATGGAGCCTATAGACGGTGACCTATCCAAATCTATGCTGGAGAACACTAAGTGCTACCTCTTGGACTGTGGTGCTGAGGTGTTTGTCTGGGTTGGTCGTGTAACTCAAGTGGATGAGAGGAAAGCTGCTAATCAATCTGCtgag GAGTTTCTTGCTAGTGAAAACAGGCCAAAGGCAACACGAGTTACTCGTGTTATCCAAGGTTACGAGTCACACTCTTTCAAGTCTAACTTTGACTCTTGGCCATCAGGCTCGGCTGCCCCTGGTAACGAAGAAGGACGAGGAAAAGTTGCTG CTATGCTGAAGCAACAAAATGTTGGGCTCAAGGGCATTTCGAAAAGTGCAACACCAGTGAATGAGGATGTCCCACCTCTGCTTGAAGCTGGTGGAAAGTTGGAG GTTTGGGTTGTTGATGGTAAAGCCAAGAGTCCCTTACCTAAGGAAGATATTGGCAAGTTCTATTCTGGGGACTGTTATTTGGTCCTCTACACTTATCATGCTGGAGATAGGAAAGAAGACTATTTCTTGTGCTGTTGGTTTGGAAAGAGTAGCATTCag GAGGACCAAGATACAGCAATTAGACTAGCGAATGCAATGTCAAACTCATTAAAGGGAAGACCTGTGCAG GGCCGTATATACGAGGGTAAAGAGCCTCCACAGTTTGTTGCCCTTTTCCAACCTATGGTGATCCTAAAG GGTGGTTTGAGCTCTGGGTACAAAAGCAACGTGGAGGAGAAAGGTTCACCAGATGAAACATACACACCAGATTCAATTTCACTAATTCAAGTATCTGGAACTGGAGTTCACAATAACAAGGCGCTGCAAGTTGAACCG GTGGCAACATCTTTGAACACTTATGAGTGCTTCCTACTGCAATCTGGTACTTCTATGTTCCTTTGGCATGGAAATCAAAGTGCGCATGAACTGCTTGAACTGGCTGCTAAAGTTGCTGAGTTCTTGAAG CCTGGGGTTACACTCAAGCATGCCAAAGAAGGAACAGAGAGCTCAACCTTTTGGTTTGCACTTGGAGGAAAGCAGAACTTCACCAGCAAGAAGGCTTCACCTGAGACTGTCAGGGATCCTCACTTATTCTCATTTTCTATCAACAGAG GAAAGTTTCAG GTTGAAGAGATCTACAACTTTGCTCAAGATGATCTCTTGACTGAGGATATATATTTGCTTGACACTCATGCTGAAGTTTTTGTCTGGGTTGGTCAATGTGTGGACCCCAAGGAAAAGCAAACTGTGTTTGAGATTGGCCAA AAATACATTGATCGTGCTGGATCCTTGGAAGGCTTGTCTCCTAAAGTTCCACTCTACAAAATCAATGAAGGGAACGAACCATGCTTCTTCACCACTTACTTTTCTTGGGATCACAGCAAAGCTATT GTGCAAGGAAACTCATTCCAGAAAAAAGCAGCCTTGTTATTTGGCACTCACCACGTTGTGGAG GATAAGTCTAGCGGTGGTGGACCAAGGCAAAGGGCTGAGGCACTCGCTGCTTTAAACTCTGCCTTCAATTCTTCTACTAGCAGACCTGCCTATTCG AGCCAGGACAGATCAAGCGAAAGTCAAGAGGGCCCAAGACAAAGAGCTGAAGCTTTAGCCGCCTTGACATCTGCTTTTAGTTCTTCATCATCAACTAAAGcgccgccaccaccaccaaGGTCAGTGGGGACGAGTCAGGCTTCACAGAGAGCAGCAGCAGTGGCTGCTCTCTCTCAAGTTCTCGTTGCTGAGAATAAGAAAACACCTGATACCTCTCCCACAAGAAGATCTACTAGCTCCAACCCAGCAGATGACTCCCTTCTAA CTGAAGCCAAAGATGATCAAGTAGAGGCTTCAGAAGAAGAGAAGGTTCCACCTGCAGTAGAGGAGCCTGGAGTGAAACAAGAGGAAACAGAAGAGCAAGATGAATCTGTGATAGAACCAAGTGATGCAAATTTCACCTATGAACAGCTGAAAGCCAATTCTGAGAACGTAGTGACTGGAATAGATTACAAGCGCAGAGAG GCTTATCTATCTGAGGAAGAGTTCCAAAGTGTGTTTGGGATGGAGAAAGATGCATTCAACAACTTACCTCGTTGGAAGCAAGATCTGCTTAAGAAGAAGTTTGACTTGTTCTAG